agttcctatggcacttcaaggccataaggcgagcgatggcatctagttgggtaacctatgtattttcatgtaggggtttctgcgaagcaaacagagcctcataatactcctttgtgttttcctccgggtcctcacttgtctccgcatcctgaggtgtctccacctctacatgagagctttcaggcacattaccattagccaagttttctaagcacctatcaaaaccagtgtcatattcccccctaggttgaatctgccgcacctccttcctagcacgtttctttgccttttctccatggtaagtccaaatcctgtaggacggtgtgaacccaaacttgatcaggtgcatactcatagtttccttgtcctgtgcctttcggttagcgcacttactacaagggcaccaaacacttataggtctgctagggatggcaaacgccctatccacaaactgctcggtcttttctccccattcatcagtatagtccgattgactgattctgccatcgtacatccagccacgattatccatcctctaatcagcaacaaaacagacaaacatagcatttatatatcaaatacgaaataaatgcatcatatatttatttattttacgcgtgcatcaacctgaaactctactaggtgggctcctagcagccgccggatccgtagattgagtacgttctcccagctctaccccgatccgagacagaatttcggcagcacctccccgctgctctcccgatacacgtctcggcaaaaagccgagaggggtgtgcatccggagaacaacggggaggcgctaccgaaatcctgtctcggatcggggtagagcacggagaacgtacccaactacgcatccgcctgctgtcccgataaatgccgtaagagttacggttcataatatgcgagaccactaatgcatatttatccgcgtaacccttacggtcgggaagagacgcctaggtatcgcgacacacttggtgatctagacacaaaaaaaaacctaggtacaaaagaggcgaacggattctcaccctcgaagcgtgatcGACTGCCGGAGAAGAAGACCAACGACCCTCCGGCAAAATCCCCTCCGGTAAAATGGTCCCCTTGAGCAACGCTCCTCAAGCACCCCGACAACGCCGGCCCCTGTGTCCACCTCAAAACATCGTCTGCAAATGCGGAAAAATGAATATTTCTTTTACCATGCATATTTATTTTAACTACCTTAAATACTACAACAATTAGCATGCATATTTATTTGAACATTCAAGATAAAAGAAACAATAACGTTGCAACTAATTCAGCAGAGTGAAGTCCCAAAGTGACTCACGCTTCAAAATGATCCAGAGCTACAACAATTAGTAAGTGCCAAGCTATTGTTCACCACATTCTTACACAGAGATTGAAGAATTCTGTTTCAATCACTCCATCAAGAGAAGCCTGATCTCGCTGCTCCTCATCCATCTCTTAGGGCTATTCGCACGCTAACCTAATTAATGTAGGATGATGTTCTAGAAACCCACCATCGATCTCTCCCTGCCTCGCATGCATCAAGCATCATAGTATCAAACATGCATCTCAGGGCGTACAGCGTAGTACATTGATAGGCGGCACGGCACACGTACCGTGTGGAGGTGCTTGACGAGGGAACCCGACAAGAGGAGGCGCGCGAGGCGGGCGATGAGCTCGGAGGCGGCAGGGGCGCCGACGGCGGATGCGAGGTCGGCGGCGAGGTCGGACGCCTGcgtggcgagcgcgtcgtctcgaGTGGCCGCGACGGCAGCGAGGGCGTCGACTAGAGGCGCCGCAACGAGGCGCGGGTGGGCGGCGCGGAGCGGGGCGAGGAAGGCCGGGTCGGCGAGGGCGAGGGAGAGGGTGGCGGAGGCGGACGAGAGGAGGCGCGGAGGCGGACgagaggagggcggcggcgcaGAGACGCACACGCTGCCGCCCGCGGAGGTCGGGAGAGAGTCCGACACGCGGTGGCCCGCGGCGGCGTGGGCCGGCGTGGGTGCTGGCGGCCGGCGTGGCTGAtggcgggaggcggcggcgcagggcGAGGCGGACGCGTGTGGCGGCGGGCGAGGCGGCGGGCGGGCTAGGTGGCggcgggcgaggcggcggcgcggtggaCGCAGAGAAGGGCGAGGCGCGGGTCGGTGGATAGGGCGTTTGTGGCTCACATGCCTCCCGACAAAGTGCTTATCTAcgcgcctttgccgtgcgggccgcctttgccgtgcgcagggcgccctttgccgtgcggcgggtcctttgccgtgcgcaaaggggcctttgccgtgcggcaggtttctttgccgtgcgcctgcgcacggcaaagatgtttttttatatttttttcatTTTAATTGTCAACAACATTCATTTCTATTTCTACATTATATTAAACCTGTTTTTTCAACATGTGTATTATTTAATAATGTATGTATCATTCTTTCAATTTCAAAATTTTTTAGCATTTCAAATATTTGAGTTGATTTAGTGTGCATTTGTCAATACAGCtttggggggtagacccgccgaggCACACATACCGCCTGCGCACGGCAACAAAACCTGcatggtcccaatctttggttctccatgtgtatatgtactaaacaaacctaaaagaatgaaaagttacattggtgtaccctcgcgcggagaaatctaggggggtagacccgcgggGAACACGCGtttttgttttgggggaggagggggagaacgaccgccggagcaccgtaaccccaccaaaccttgcatgtggacctatgatatgtgtcaaagtgtgatgcaaggtctaatggtgcaaaagtagctcccctaaaccctaaaccctaaactggggaggcttcgagccctaaacccctctaaatccctaaaccacggccAGAGGAGGctgagaaccatgcatcataaaccctaaccctaaccctaaaccctaaatctatacctaaccataaatatttaccctttaacctaaaccctagccctagcccctaaaccctagccctaaccctacacctaaccctaaccagtagatcaggcacaccgtcgatcgtgtgataatggctctagctgcgggtatatgtgccaaagggtcccaatctttggttctccatgtgtatatgtactaaacaaacctaaaagaatgaaaagttacattggtgcaccctcgcgcggagaaatctaggggggtagacccgccgggcacgcgttccattgttttgggggaggagggggagaacgaccgccgagcaccggaaccccaccaaaccttgcatgtggacctatgatatgtgtcaaagtgtgatgcaaggtctaatggtgcaaaagtagctcccctaaaccctaaaccctaaagcgggaggcttcgagccctaaacccctctaaatccctaaaccacgacgcggagctgagaaccatgcatcataaaccctaaccctaaccctaaaccctaaacctatacctaaccataaatacttaccctttaacctaaaccctagccctagcccctaaaccctagccctaaccctacacctaaccctaaccagtagatcaggcacaccgtcgttcgtgtgataatggctctagctgcgggtatatgtgccaaagggtcccaatctttggttctccatgtgtatatgtactaaacaaacctaaaagaatgaaaagttacattggtgcaccctcgcgcggagaaatctacgggggtagacccatggagcacgcgttccgctgttttggggggaggagggggagaacgaccgccggagcaccggaaccccaccaaaccctgCATGtgtacctatgatatgtgtcaaagtgtgatgcaaggtctaatggtgcaaaagtagctcccctaaaccctaaaccctaaactggggaggcttcgagccctaaacccctctaaatccctaaaccacgacgccggagctgcagaaccatgcatcataaaccctaaccctaaccctaaaccctaaacctatacctaaccataaatacttaccctttaacctaaaccctagccctagcccctaaaccctagccctaaccctacacctaaccctaaccagtagatcaggcacaccgtcgatcgtgtgataatggctctagctgcgggtatatgtgccaaagggtcccaatctttggttctccatgtgtatatgtactaaacaaacctaaaagaatgaaaagttacattggtgcaccctcgcgcggagaaatctaggggggtagacccgccggggcacgcgttccgctgttttggggggaggagggggagaacgaccgccggagcaccggaaccccaccaaaccttgcatgtggtcctatgatatgtgtcaaagtgtgatgcaaggtgtgattcaccaaatggtgcatggcatggatccccggtctgacattcctcaccttcgggcgataacacttaacagattcctggacgtgtacgctgaagtgtcccgccgcgggtatatcgggggctagactgtgccaaagggtgccacacatggttttccatatgtccatggactaaacaaacctaaacctatgaaaaggtatattggtggaacctcgcgcggagaaatctagggggtagaccatccggggcccacagacagccgtttttaggggggaatgacccccggagcaccgaaatgccaccaaaacttgcaactggacctaaaacctaaccctaacaaacctaaaagaatgaaaaagtacattgtgcaccctcgcgcggagaaatctacgggggtagacccgtcgtcccgctgttttggggggaaggagggggacggccgccggagcaccggaaccatgtgggggatgagcatggagactaattttgtattgcacattgtcttaagtaacactaataaatagtcatcaaaaattaaaactaataaaaaaaaatataagtattagatgaaataaaatagaaagaaaaacaaataaaatgaatgatggcgcacggcaaagaagtaatcgcacggcaaaggcggcTTTGCCGTGCACTTTGCCTGGCCTCACGGCAAAGGCGGCTTTGCCGTGCACTTTGCCTGACCTCACGGCAAAGGGAGGCCCACGGCAACGTCCCAGTCCCTTTGCCGAGCATGTTTTCTTTGCCGTGAGGCTCTTATGCTCTTTCCGTGCTTGTTTCTTTGCCGTGGGCTTTCGAGGGACTTTGCCGTGCGATGATACTTTGCCGTGCGGCGCTGCTGACTTTGCCGTGCAccgaatctttgccgtgcgccgctcTTAGGCTTTTCCGTGCTTTTCTTCTTTGTCGTGCGTACAACtcgcggcgcacggcaaagatttctttgccgtgcagcaCCTCACGGCAATGATGTGCTGCACGGCAACGCCTGTTTTTCCCGTAGTGATCTACCTAATGTTGAGCTCGAAAATAaagtttttttaattttttaagaaGAAGATGTGCTTTTTTTTTACCTAGCTGGGTGTGTACATGCCCATAACAAATAAAACAGATACTTAAGCCAACGGAAGAGGATACATATATATGTTTACTTCCATTAATCATGTAGGAGTACTCTAAATAGACTCAATTAAACATATTCTTGATACAAAAGGATTTTTTTAGATATTCTCGATACAAAAGTTAGAATATTTTACTACATTGAAAATTGTAAATATAGCTCAACTAATGTCTACATGTACACTAATAATATGAAGACCAATATCCAAATGCTTCATATTAATGGGTGAAACCATACGACAAATGCCATTTAGCACACTTTCACCCGCATTACCTAACATATAACAAGCTAACACATTTCATTCAGAATCGAATGAGTGGCAAAAGCCACTACATTGAAATAAATGTAATCTGTACCAATTCCCCGATACATAGAAAATTCTAATGTACTAACATGGTTTTGACAAATCTTAATGAGAATCATTTACACCCTTGTAAAAACAAAAATCCTCAAGAAAGGCATGCCATGCGCAATATAGAAGTGCAAAGGCTAATGACAATCATCAAGAACAATACAATTAAGTTGGCCATATCAACATGATGACcactgtttcgcaaaaaaaaaaaaaaaatcaacatcATGACCACATGACAAATGACGGCCAAGTGAATGTACAACAGGGAAGAATCCTTCATCCCCGGCTTGGACTGCTACCAATAACGATTCAAGAATCAACATCTACTTGAATCAATTGCTACACTCTTCTACCCGCAATCAAGCAGTACAAAGCTAAAGCTAGACTGCTAGAGCTAGCCGCGCGCCCGCGCCCGCCTGTGTGCATCAGTTGCGCTTCGCGCGGATTCATGGTTGGGGGCGTCGCCATATATTGCGCCGGACACTCCAGCACGCCGATGACTTCGATGTTTCGGCGCTGCTTGCTCTTCTCGCGGTCTGGCACGGCAGGTCTGCTCGGCCGCAGTGGGAGCGGCTAGATGCTTCCACATTTTCCGCGCCAGGGAGAACCGCGCGCGGCCGGCGGCACCGGAATCAAACCTCCACGGCTACCTTGCACGCAGCTTTGGTGTTCGGTCGATCACCACTTCACCATACAAGCTTCTCCACGGCCATCCCCTGCAGCAGCGGCCGGGCGGCGACGTCGCGGGTGGTGGCCACGGGCGGCACGCGGCAGCAGAGCGAGCGTCCGGCGCGGACCAGGAGGCGCTCCTCGTCGgaggcgacgcggcggaggacgTCGAGGAAGCGGTCCTCGTCGCAGCAGGGGAGCGCGACAGGTCCTGGCGATGACGGGAAGCCGTACTCCTCCGCCGCCTGCCTCAGCAGCTCCCGGAAGACCGGGTGGTTCAGGTGCGCCGCGCGCACCACGAACCGCCGCGACGCGTCGCCCACGCACACCGCCACGTGCCCCGGCGGAACCGGAACGGAGACGGCGCGCGCCGTGGCGCGGGTCCGCCACCGCCGCAGCGTCTGCTGGAGGCGCACGATGCTCTGGATCTTGCCGCATTTGGCCATTGACGCCCGGCGCCGGCTGGATCGAGGTTGCTCTGCTATTCCTAGGCGAAtggcgcgaaggagaggaggcggaGTTGGTGAAGGAATAGAGCTTGCTTTCCAGGGGAGAGCAAAGGAGTGGTTTTATAGGAGGCGTTGAGACCCTGGGTTGGTCTCGACGTGACATTATTGTTAtttctcttttttcttcttcCTATATTTGGTTTATGCCATGTGCAGAAATTGGCATCTAAATCAAGATCATGTGCTAAGAAATGATGCATTTCCGCCTCATGGATAGCATTTTTCTTGTCCTCTCAGTTGTCCGGTGTATTTTATTTCCAGCATCCAACACGAGGCAATTAACATATGTTGATCTCATTATTTGAACATTAGCAAAATTTACATTTTTAAAGCTTTGAAGAGCAGAAGAACATATGTGTATGTGTATCAATTGTAGCCTAAGTCCAAAAAAGCACCCAAATTTAACACCTGCAATATGACTTATTAATATGTTTCTAAAGCTGAGTTGTTTGATTCTTATCAGGGCAAGCATTATGATATCACTTATGTAGCTCCCATCTGTGAAAACACTTtcaaaaatataaaagaaatgagAATGTATAAACAATCAGATGAATGAATAAATAAATTCAGTGAGACACCATGACAATATAATTTACAAAGGCATCAGTTTTAATTTTAAGAAGTTTTGAGGTTTTAGGAACATTCCCGAAAATATGAAATTTTGGATTTCTGTTCTCGAATGTCCCGATTATTCCTAATACTTATTATTTGTTTGCCTCCTAAGTTTCACAAATTTTTATTTTGTACCATTCACATGTTTTTATGGAATATTTTTTAGCTAGTGATTTTATCTAACTATTCATTTCATAAATTTCTACTTGCGGTTGTTGATTTGCCACCACATAAGCGAAACCACTCTCACACCCTCCATAAAATAAATTAGTGTACTATGCGTGGTATTCAAATTAAGGGACCAATCCAGTTTAAACAGTTGGTGTCATATTGTGTGGTCGTGAAATTGATGAATGATCTACCTCTGCCACTGCCCCACAACCCTGGACTGTGAACTTTTTTAACTAGCACGGGAAATCTATACTTCTTATAAAACAAAATTCCACTAAGTGCAATTAATATTTGtctatctcaacatgcaagctatccacatcACCTACTTTCTTACTCAATCATTTATCCACCTCATCCCACTAATAGTAGTCCTTATTTATTATCTATATCTACATGCAATATATTTAGATTATCTATTTTTAACCATTAAACTAGCAATATCATTCTTTTTTATTTGCCGCTCGCTTGATAATATCGCACCCTCGTGCTATATCATTACATAGTTAAGTCATGTGCAACTTGAACATCAAATAGTTTTGGCAACCAAATAAACTCTTTGCGAATTAAACTCAGTGTTAATTATGAGCTCTTATATACATAACCATACATGATATTTTTGAAAACGTAATGCCGCAATATGCATGCATTTTTCATGCAAGACACTCATATCATTTGGTTCTACAGTCGGTTGATTTCACCTTATATAAATCAATCACGTACACTTCAGAAATATAACAATCTTGAAATTTTCAAATACGTATCCATTTCATGGCTATTAAATTTAGTGTATTAGCTACTATGGCCAACTAAATATTATATATTTTATAAACCAATTTTTATATGTTTTATTAGATTTCTTAAAGAGATATCCGCTGCAACGCGCAGGGTATCGTTCTAGTTTAGAAAATCAAACATAATAAACTGGACCTCGGCCCATGTTTAAAAGTCGCTTAATGTCTCGAAGACACCTCGGCCCAGCTTAAGTTGTGTAACGTGTCTCGACACGCACCTCAGCCCAGTTTAGGTCGGGTCACTGCCAGGTTCAGACATTTCGAAGTCAAGCTTACTGTCGCTAATCGAGGAAGCAAAGAGAACACTACAAAACGGCAGCATCACGCATTCAACGTCAAAGTACATTAACGGGAGCTAAAAGCTAGCCCAGGACACAGGGCCCAGAAATGGACGGTGGAATGGAACTTCTCAATCAGGTGACGAGGCGCTCTGTGCTAGATAGCTGCTGCATGTGACCGGCTACTGTCTACAGAAACTGGGCGGGTCGATCATCCGGCCCGTATACACAGGGCTGTTCATTTCAAATATAAAATGTATCTTTTGTTATGTTTAGATCGGTCGAATTCACCATAGTGCGCCAATGTCAACTGGTTTTATTTGCTTGATGCTGTGCACGGTGAAGAAGGGACTCCTGTTTTTCGGGTTGATCCGTCTGTGGTGGACGACAACACTTCCATTATGATTCCTCAGATTCAACAGCAGGGACACCCGAGTTTGAGCTCGGTGAGGGATCTTCAGTAACTACAGCTCAACACTCCCCTACCTTAGGTGCATATGTCAGATAGATCGCCGGGAGAGCCACCTGTTAGACATCAACTGGTATGGAGCGCAAAGGCCCTTGGAGACCGGCAGCACTTTCGGATCCGAGTTGTCGACGGATGGTCGATCACCATTTGGCTCTTCTTGTAGTCTTCAGCATCTTCACTACTGTTATTCTTAATTTGTATTTGGGTTGTGCAGCCTAGCTTACCTGTATCTTGCTCTGCTAGGCAGAGCCACCATGTACTGTGATCTTTTTAATCGTTTTGTTAATATATCTTCATGTTCAAAAAAAAGATCGGTCGAAAAGGTTATGTTCTTCCTTCTTTCCGTTTGGGTTTAGGCAAACCAAACGGCTAGATGTATCTTTTATTAATATTTTATCATAAGAACTTAATttacaaaaggaaaataaaataatgacaatataaaaAAATGAACTCCGGTGGAGTCCACAGATATGGCTAGGGCACTAGTGGCGCCAAAGATGCAACCCATAAAGCTGGAGGCATTGGCACAGCTGGAACAATCAGTGCATGTGTGGCACCACGGTCCATGCTGACGTCGATTTGTGCAGGCTAGCGCCGCGGAGTCGCCAGCGCTGTGGCAGGTCCTCCCACTACAAATGCAGACTCCTCAAGCTGGACGACCATGCCGGGCAAGGCCTCCAGCTTTGACGCAGCGATGTCAGGGCTTCGTTGTCGTCTAGCTCGTCTAACTAGTAGGGGAGCTCCGCCTCGTTCCTCGCGGTGGCCAGCTGATCACGCTCCCACGCAAGGAGGCCTAGGTAGTCAAGGGTCTTATCCCGCAGTCCTTCTCTCGGGATGACGTGGCCGCCCACCAGCGGCTCCTCATCTCGTGCCTCCTCCTTGACCATGTGCCTCGACGTGGTACCACTCATTGTCGCCCAGGAAGACACGGCACGACGTCATGGATCCCATTCCAACGAGGGGAACATGTCCCACGCCGACGAGTTAACGGACGTAGGTGGGGTCTTCAAGCAGACCAGGAGGCCGTTGGCATCAACGTTGTCGAATCTCCTCGCGCCGCTCATGCCCTTTCCATGGCACTGGCGATACCGGTACACTCTAGCCATCTATTTTCCCATCCAAGGGAGGTGGACCTCGTTCCAACCTATCGGCTTCGTATCGAATAGAAACCACACCACGTTCACGAGGACGTACTGGGACTTGCGGGGATGTGGACAACGGCCACTGGAGTGCGAGGACCCAACATGGTGGTTATGCTTGGTCTTTTTACATGACCAGGACTTTCCCATGATGGTGAAATCGTTGTGGCTCTCAGTGGTTTACATGCAAGACTGGACGGAAGTAGCAACGGTGTTGTGGAGTCATGATAGGCGCGGCCTCGTGCCATAAAAAGGATGGGCACGTGACCTccatctgaaggagatatgccctagaggcaataataaaatggttattatttatatctttatgtttatgataaatatttatatatcatgctataattgtattaaccgaaacattagtacatgtgtgatatgtagacaaacaaagagtccctagtatgcctcttaaactagcttgttgattaatggatgattagtttcataatcatgaacattggatgttattaataacaaggttatatcattgtatgaatgatgtaatggacacacccatttaagcgtagcataagatctcgtcattaagttatttgctataagctttcgatacatagttacctagtccttatgaccatgagatcatgtaaatcacttataccggaaaggtactttgattacaccaaacgccactgcgtaaatgggtggttataaaggtgggattaagtatccgaaaagtatgagttgaggcatatggatcaacagtgggatttgtccatcccgatgacggatagatatactctgggccctctcggtggaatgtcgtctaatgtcttgcaagcatatgaataagttcataagagaccacataccacggtacgagtaaagagtacttgtcaggagacgaggttgaacaaggtatagagtgataccgaagatcaaaccttggacaagtaaaatatcgcgtgacaaagggaattggtatcgtatgtgaatggttcattcgatcactgaagtcatcgttgaatgtgtgggagccattatggatctcta
This region of Lolium perenne isolate Kyuss_39 chromosome 2, Kyuss_2.0, whole genome shotgun sequence genomic DNA includes:
- the LOC127330777 gene encoding auxin-induced protein 10A5, whose product is MAKCGKIQSIVRLQQTLRRWRTRATARAVSVPVPPGHVAVCVGDASRRFVVRAAHLNHPVFRELLRQAAEEYGFPSSPGPVALPCCDEDRFLDVLRRVASDEERLLVRAGRSLCCRVPPVATTRDVAARPLLQGMAVEKLVW